In Flammeovirgaceae bacterium 311, one DNA window encodes the following:
- a CDS encoding sulfatase-modifying factor protein (COG1262 Uncharacterized conserved protein) has protein sequence MFQVSMKNMDIEGGRRTVAGLRKYSGITLFLLVLFSSCGQKTDHVAQENGNIPVDTIQKLTGGMATCQSGIPERFAQLKPDSVQLLDSVRAGSGSTEGMVLIPGGAFMMGGDNNQARADEYPKHKVTVDPFWMDVTEVTNAQFRKFVEATGYVTTAERKPDWEELKKQLPPGTPRPPEEVLVASSLVFTAPASQVRLNDVRQWWSWVQGADWRHPEGPGSSIEGKDNYPVVHVSWDDAVAYAEWAGKRLPTEAEWEWAARGGLENKTYPWGDEHIETGKPKANSWQGRFPDKNTLQDNHYDAAPVKSFAANRYGLYDMAGNVWEWCSDWYRHDYYKTLHGKGEVKNPRGPENSLDPDEPTVPKRVQRGGSFLCNDSYCSSYRVSARMKSTKDTGLSHAGFRCVKDAE, from the coding sequence ATGTTTCAGGTGAGTATGAAGAATATGGATATAGAGGGAGGGAGAAGAACTGTAGCAGGGCTCAGAAAATACAGTGGTATAACGCTGTTTTTGTTGGTGCTATTTAGTTCCTGCGGACAAAAAACTGATCATGTAGCGCAGGAGAATGGAAATATCCCTGTAGATACCATTCAAAAATTAACAGGCGGTATGGCTACCTGCCAGAGTGGAATTCCAGAGCGTTTTGCCCAGCTGAAGCCGGATAGCGTGCAGTTGCTGGATTCAGTTCGCGCAGGATCCGGGAGTACCGAAGGCATGGTGCTGATTCCGGGTGGTGCCTTTATGATGGGTGGAGATAATAACCAGGCTCGTGCAGATGAATATCCGAAGCATAAAGTAACGGTAGATCCTTTCTGGATGGATGTTACCGAGGTAACGAATGCACAGTTCCGCAAATTTGTGGAAGCTACCGGCTATGTTACAACTGCTGAAAGAAAACCAGACTGGGAAGAGCTTAAAAAGCAGCTTCCCCCGGGAACACCCCGCCCGCCGGAGGAGGTGCTGGTAGCCAGTTCCCTTGTATTTACTGCTCCAGCCAGTCAGGTGCGGCTAAATGATGTAAGGCAATGGTGGAGCTGGGTGCAGGGTGCAGACTGGCGCCATCCTGAAGGTCCTGGCAGCAGCATTGAAGGAAAGGACAATTATCCGGTGGTACACGTTTCCTGGGATGATGCCGTAGCCTATGCTGAATGGGCCGGGAAGCGGCTGCCTACCGAAGCCGAATGGGAATGGGCAGCACGTGGTGGTCTTGAAAATAAAACATACCCCTGGGGAGATGAGCACATCGAAACCGGAAAGCCAAAGGCAAACTCCTGGCAGGGTAGGTTTCCTGACAAAAATACCCTGCAGGACAATCACTACGATGCAGCGCCTGTAAAGTCTTTTGCAGCGAATAGGTACGGCCTTTACGATATGGCGGGCAACGTTTGGGAGTGGTGCTCCGACTGGTACCGGCACGATTACTATAAGACCCTTCATGGAAAAGGTGAGGTGAAGAATCCACGGGGGCCGGAGAACAGCTTAGATCCTGATGAGCCCACTGTGCCAAAGCGGGTACAGCGCGGGGGTTCTTTTCTTTGCAACGATTCATATTGCAGCAGCTACCGGGTATCAGCCCGTATGAAGTCTACCAAGGATACCGGTCTTTCTCATGCAGGGTTTCGCTGTGTTAAGGATGCAGAATAG
- a CDS encoding Phytanoyl-CoA dioxygenase (COG5285 Protein involved in biosynthesis of mitomycin antibiotics/polyketide fumonisin), which translates to MKDTLLKDLSGYHQLISDLFKQPATKAEWDQYKLSKEQIEFYKENGYLSNVKLLEEWQIERLNKELAEIADPAHPAHDLFYEFHSNESTDSNAVLFHALGAWRISEGFHDILWNPAFVMAASQLLEGKPVRFWHDQLFCKPAYHGGVVAWHQDYSYWTRTIPMQHLTCWVGLDDATRENGCLYYVPKSHNWGLLEKPELAGDMDGLMHYLSDEQKPEFKPVPVELNKGHATFHHPLMVHGSYENKSSRSRRAFVLNVFADGTVSNSDEVILSGVPAIKTGNKMEGQFFPLLFDPAALDLQ; encoded by the coding sequence ATGAAAGACACCTTACTCAAAGATCTGTCTGGTTACCACCAGCTGATCTCCGATTTATTCAAACAGCCGGCCACTAAGGCAGAGTGGGATCAATATAAGCTATCTAAGGAGCAGATTGAGTTTTATAAGGAGAATGGTTATCTATCTAACGTCAAATTACTGGAGGAGTGGCAAATTGAAAGACTCAACAAGGAGCTGGCAGAAATTGCCGATCCGGCTCATCCGGCTCATGACCTTTTTTATGAGTTCCATTCCAATGAATCTACTGATTCAAATGCAGTTCTCTTCCATGCTTTAGGCGCCTGGCGTATCTCTGAAGGCTTCCACGATATTTTATGGAACCCCGCCTTTGTCATGGCAGCAAGCCAGTTGCTGGAAGGAAAACCTGTACGGTTTTGGCATGATCAGCTGTTTTGTAAACCGGCTTATCACGGGGGAGTAGTTGCCTGGCACCAGGACTATTCTTACTGGACGCGTACCATCCCTATGCAGCACCTCACCTGCTGGGTAGGTCTTGATGATGCAACACGGGAAAATGGCTGTTTGTATTATGTTCCTAAGAGTCATAATTGGGGTCTTTTGGAAAAGCCGGAGCTCGCAGGCGATATGGACGGATTGATGCACTATTTAAGTGATGAACAAAAGCCGGAATTTAAACCAGTGCCTGTTGAACTTAATAAAGGACATGCCACTTTTCATCATCCGCTCATGGTGCATGGTTCCTATGAAAATAAGTCAAGCCGGTCAAGGAGAGCTTTTGTTTTGAATGTTTTTGCTGATGGAACTGTATCTAACTCTGATGAGGTGATTTTATCAGGTGTTCCTGCAATTAAAACGGGAAACAAGATGGAGGGACAATTTTTCCCGCTTTTATTTGATCCTGCAGCACTTGATCTTCAGTAA